The Castanea sativa cultivar Marrone di Chiusa Pesio chromosome 11, ASM4071231v1 genome contains a region encoding:
- the LOC142614630 gene encoding uncharacterized protein LOC142614630, with the protein MAVRQRAMGTLPNLIRSLRKESLLNPKPTNPSALPSLRRAFSLYDQINLMNDVPEEQLRFKGYSDTGFNVNGVNYEGSLLCVGNFPMSWAPTKFSEITPESLSIFQTLRPIPEILILGCGRNIEIVNPELRRFIRSTGMKLEALDSRNASTTYNILNEEGRIVAAALLPYGVSS; encoded by the exons atgGCGGTGAGACAGAGAGCCATGGGAACTCTGCCGAACCTGATTCGAAGCCTCCGAAAGGAATCTCttctaaacccaaaacccaccaaCCCATCTGCACTACCATCTCTTCGACGCGCTTTCTCGCTCTACGATCAGATCAACCTGATGAACGATGTCCCCGAAGAACAGCTTCGCTTTAAAGGCTATTCTGATACTGGGTTCAACGTCAATGGCGTCAACTATGAGGGCAGCTTGCTCTGCGTTGGGAATTTCCCCATGTCTTGGGCCCCCACCAAGTTTTCAGAAATCACTCCTGAAAG CTTATCTATCTTCCAAACCTTGCGGCCTATTCCAG AGATTTTGATACTTGGCTGTGGGAGGAATATTGAAATAGTAAATCCTGAACTTCGGCGCTTCATTCGGTCTACTGGCATGAAGTTGGAAGCCCTTGACTCG AGAAATGCTTCAACAACTTACAACATATTGAATGAAGAAGGTAGGATTGTGGCTGCTGCACTTCTACCATATGGGGTTTCTTCCTAA